From a single Couchioplanes caeruleus genomic region:
- a CDS encoding SDR family NAD(P)-dependent oxidoreductase encodes MLLEHKNAIIYGGGGRIGGAIARAYARNGARVFLAGRTLAPLEKVAGDIRSAGGRAGTAIVDALDERSVDTHADEVAAKAGSIDVSVNVIADSDVQGTPMADMSPADYLSPVLTAVRSKFLTSRAAARHMRARRSGVILAFGGSGDRAAARRYALGGLQTGFEAVEAMRRQLATELGGHGIRVITLQTGGVPESIPREVEGRDRIEADLVGQTLLGRTATLEDVGNVAVFAASDWARTITGAAINMTCGAVLD; translated from the coding sequence CCGCAACGGCGCCCGCGTCTTCCTCGCCGGGCGCACGCTCGCGCCCCTCGAGAAGGTGGCCGGCGACATCCGGTCGGCGGGCGGCCGGGCCGGCACCGCGATCGTGGACGCCCTCGACGAGCGGTCCGTCGACACCCACGCCGACGAGGTGGCCGCCAAAGCGGGGAGCATCGACGTCTCCGTCAACGTCATCGCCGACAGCGACGTGCAGGGCACCCCGATGGCCGACATGTCACCCGCGGACTATCTCAGCCCGGTGCTCACCGCCGTACGGTCCAAGTTTCTGACCTCGCGCGCCGCGGCGCGGCACATGCGCGCCCGGCGCTCCGGGGTGATCCTGGCCTTCGGCGGCTCGGGCGACCGCGCGGCCGCCCGCCGGTACGCGCTCGGCGGCCTGCAGACCGGCTTCGAGGCCGTCGAGGCGATGCGCCGCCAGCTCGCCACGGAACTCGGCGGCCACGGCATCCGCGTGATCACCCTGCAGACCGGCGGCGTGCCGGAGTCCATCCCGCGCGAGGTCGAGGGCCGCGACCGGATCGAGGCCGACCTGGTCGGGCAGACGCTGCTGGGGCGTACGGCGACCCTGGAGGACGTGGGCAACGTGGCGGTGTTCGCCGCCTCCGACTGGGCCCGCACGATCACCGGCGCGGCGATCAACATGACCTGCGGCGCGGTCCTCGACTGA
- a CDS encoding class I SAM-dependent methyltransferase, with amino-acid sequence MRSGRHYDHLVDEAAGVPIIGWEFAWLDGRAVGSDPSWSFPGLARPLLRRAGSMLDLDTGGGELLAELAPLPAHTVAVESWAPNVPVARDRLTPFGVSVLTELPGGEEEFDLVLSRHGRLPAADIARLLRRGGTVLTQQVGSDDLADLNAELGAPPPYPHTWTAQTAVAALRAAGLEVSDVREERPPLTFHDIGALVYQLRAVPWQVRGFDPARYDRELRRIDARIRTYGHFTVTAHRFLVQAHRP; translated from the coding sequence ATGCGTTCCGGACGGCACTATGACCACCTCGTGGACGAGGCCGCCGGTGTGCCCATCATCGGCTGGGAGTTCGCGTGGCTGGACGGGCGTGCCGTCGGCTCCGACCCCTCCTGGTCCTTCCCCGGCCTGGCCCGGCCCCTGCTGCGCCGCGCCGGCAGCATGCTCGACCTCGACACCGGCGGCGGTGAGCTGCTCGCCGAGCTGGCGCCGCTGCCCGCGCACACCGTCGCGGTGGAGAGCTGGGCGCCCAACGTGCCGGTGGCCCGGGACCGGCTCACCCCGTTCGGGGTGTCGGTGCTCACCGAGCTGCCGGGCGGCGAGGAGGAGTTCGACCTGGTGCTGAGCCGGCACGGGCGGCTCCCGGCGGCCGACATCGCCCGGCTGCTCAGGCGCGGCGGCACGGTGCTGACCCAGCAGGTGGGCAGCGACGACCTGGCCGATCTGAACGCCGAGCTGGGCGCGCCGCCGCCGTACCCGCACACGTGGACCGCGCAGACGGCGGTCGCGGCGTTGCGGGCGGCCGGGCTGGAGGTGAGCGACGTCCGCGAGGAGCGGCCGCCGCTGACGTTCCACGACATCGGCGCGCTCGTCTACCAGCTGCGGGCGGTGCCCTGGCAGGTCCGCGGCTTCGACCCGGCCCGCTACGACCGGGAGCTGCGCCGCATCGACGCCAGGATCCGCACGTACGGGCACTTCACCGTGACCGCCCACCGTTTCCTGGTCCAGGCACACCGCCCCTGA
- a CDS encoding SRPBCC family protein has product MVWRALTEPELLARWWATGDIKPIVGHRFTLDMGSWGQQPCEVLEVEPGAASITAKLP; this is encoded by the coding sequence GTGGTCTGGCGGGCGCTCACCGAGCCGGAGCTGCTCGCGCGCTGGTGGGCGACCGGCGACATCAAGCCGATCGTGGGACACCGCTTCACGCTGGACATGGGCTCGTGGGGGCAGCAGCCGTGCGAGGTCCTCGAGGTGGAGCCCGGCGCAGCTTCCATAACGGCCAAGCTTCCGTAA